One window of the Microplitis demolitor isolate Queensland-Clemson2020A chromosome 10, iyMicDemo2.1a, whole genome shotgun sequence genome contains the following:
- the LOC103577996 gene encoding uncharacterized protein LOC103577996 isoform X2, protein MLSTLMDQCAIVTACVKQPFRLITSYSASYDGGVAVDGEYRLRVKSAKYDSEVSYSKGHFISFRCESFFDYHGIPGLSIRSTEDIEYLDSPAPITEEVLRDTGFTTPKCKLEESSEENTKKQIPLDE, encoded by the exons ATGCTATCAACACTAATGGACCAATGTGCCA TCGTGACTGCGTGTGTTAAACAACCCTTCAGACTCATAACTTCATACAGTGCAAGCTACGATGGTGGAGTTGCAGTAGATGGGGAGTACAGACTGCGTGTAAAAAGTGCTAAGTATGATTCAGAAGTTAGTTATTCCAAAGGgcattttataagttttcgcTGCGAATCTTTCTTTGACTATC ATGGCATTCCGGGATTATCAATTCGTAGCACAGAAGACATTGAATACCTTGATTCTCCAGCACCGATTACCGAAGAAGTACTTCGTGATACGGGCTTCACAACACCTAAATGTAAACTTGAAGAAAGTTCTGAGGAAAATACCAAGAAACAAATCCCTCTTGATGAGTAA
- the LOC103577996 gene encoding uncharacterized protein LOC103577996 isoform X1, with protein sequence MLSTLMDQCASKTSNYPIVTACVKQPFRLITSYSASYDGGVAVDGEYRLRVKSAKYDSEVSYSKGHFISFRCESFFDYHGIPGLSIRSTEDIEYLDSPAPITEEVLRDTGFTTPKCKLEESSEENTKKQIPLDE encoded by the exons ATGCTATCAACACTAATGGACCAATGTGCCAGTAAAACGTCAAATTATCCTA TCGTGACTGCGTGTGTTAAACAACCCTTCAGACTCATAACTTCATACAGTGCAAGCTACGATGGTGGAGTTGCAGTAGATGGGGAGTACAGACTGCGTGTAAAAAGTGCTAAGTATGATTCAGAAGTTAGTTATTCCAAAGGgcattttataagttttcgcTGCGAATCTTTCTTTGACTATC ATGGCATTCCGGGATTATCAATTCGTAGCACAGAAGACATTGAATACCTTGATTCTCCAGCACCGATTACCGAAGAAGTACTTCGTGATACGGGCTTCACAACACCTAAATGTAAACTTGAAGAAAGTTCTGAGGAAAATACCAAGAAACAAATCCCTCTTGATGAGTAA